The Desulfuromonadales bacterium genomic interval GGCCGCCGGGGAGCTTGACTTCCTGCGGTTTGAGCAGCATCCAGATCGCCATGACCGCCAGCACCGCGGCCAGCAGCAGGGGATAGGGGCGTGGTCCGAGCGGGTCGTAGGAAAAGGGTGCGACGATGCCCCAGCCTGCGCCGCCGAAGACAGCGGCGAGACCGAGGAGGAAAAGTCCGAACAGTCGATCCGTCATCCGGTTCATTTGATCAGCCCCGCTTCTTTGGCCAGCGTCCGGAACTCGGCGACCTGCTGCTTGACAAAAACGTCGAACTCCTTGCCGATCTTGGTGTAGGGATAGAGCCCGCGATCTTCACGCTCCTTGGCGAATTCGGGGGTTTTCGCCAGTTGGGTCAGCTTGTCGATCCACCACTTGTATTCTTCGTCCGATACCTTGGGCGGCAGATAGTAGCCGCGCCAGATCGTCCAGACGACGTCGTGCCCCTGTTCTCTGGCGGTCGGAAATTGGCTGAATTTTCCCGGGAGCCGCTCATCGGAGAGGACCGCCAGCACCCGGAATTTGCCGGAATCGAGCTGCCCGGCAAGCTCGGAGACATCTCCGGGATAGACCTTGATGTGGCCGCCGAGCAACGCGGTCAATGCCTCGCCGCCACCCTCGAAGGCGACGTAACGCATGCTCCTCGGGTCGACGCCGGCCGACTTGGCCAGTAGGGCCGACTTCATCCAGTCCTGGCTGCCGACGGAACCGCCGGAGCCCAGGGGGATCGCTCCGGGGTTTTTCTTGAGGTCGGCCAGCAGTTCACCCAGAGTCTTCCAGGGGGCATCCTTGAGCACCACCACCGCACCATAGTCGGCCCCGAGGCCGGCGAGCCAGCGAACGGCGTTCTCATCATATTGCCCGAACTTGCCCTGGGCCAGGTTCAGCACCGAGCCGGTGCTCACCGCGGTGATTACGTTGGCATCCTTGCTGCGCAGGCCGATGATGTGGTTGTAGGCCACCGCGCCCACCCCGCCGGGCATGAAGGTGACCAGCATCGGCTTTTCCAGCAACTTGCTATGCAGCAGGGAGTTGGAGACCATTCGGCAGGTCAGGTCGAAACCGCCGCCCGGTTTCGCCGGGGCAAGACATTCCGGCTTGGTCGGCTGATAAGCGAAGGACGGCTGGACGAGGCAGGCGGCAA includes:
- a CDS encoding tripartite tricarboxylate transporter substrate binding protein; this translates as MKTIGSLLLATAFAACLVQPSFAYQPTKPECLAPAKPGGGFDLTCRMVSNSLLHSKLLEKPMLVTFMPGGVGAVAYNHIIGLRSKDANVITAVSTGSVLNLAQGKFGQYDENAVRWLAGLGADYGAVVVLKDAPWKTLGELLADLKKNPGAIPLGSGGSVGSQDWMKSALLAKSAGVDPRSMRYVAFEGGGEALTALLGGHIKVYPGDVSELAGQLDSGKFRVLAVLSDERLPGKFSQFPTAREQGHDVVWTIWRGYYLPPKVSDEEYKWWIDKLTQLAKTPEFAKEREDRGLYPYTKIGKEFDVFVKQQVAEFRTLAKEAGLIK